GAGTGTGGAAGATTGGATCAGTCCCTCCATGATCTCAAGAAATTTGTTGATCTGTCGGTATTTGTCGGCCATTTTGGGGATGATCTGGCCTTGGTTATCCGAGATGCCGAGTAGCTGTAGGTATTTGGCGCCAGCTTCGCTACGTTTCTTTTTGTTGTGGTCGTGAGCCAGAGAGGTGCTGCTACGGACGGCTTTGCTTTTTTGGATCGTTACCTTTCCTTTTTTGCTAGTCAGCAAAGAGCAATTCTGATCTTGGGTGCAAAGCGTCGCGTTTTTGAAATGAGTGTCTAATTGGAGGTTGATTTCGGCCAAGGCCTCGTCTGCCGTATAGTTTTTGGTTTCGTCTTTGGAGAGGTAGCGGTAGGTGAAGGAGTATAAGGTTCCGTCTTTGATGCGTACAGGTTTGACGAAAATGTTTTGGAGGGGAATGGTTTTGATCGGTGGTTTACTCAGTGTCAGTTTGACGAATGTCTGATCTTGTATACTGGCATGGACATGATCCGAAAAATCTTGCTTTGTACTCATGGCACAAAGCTAAATATTAAAATCCTTTGGGGCGTGAAAATTGCAGAATGATGGGGGTGTTGCCCATCAAACCATGTGTGTCTTGAGCGTGTTTGGTGACTGATTTCCCGTTGTTGTCAAGTCCTATCCATATCTCATCATCGAGTAGGAGGAGAGCTTCTGCCATGCCGTATTTTTCTGGTCCGTAGAGTTTGCCTTCGTGGTGACTGGCGATGTGTCGGTAGTGTACTTTGTCGATTACCTCATGTGTTTTGGGATTGATTTTGGTGATGTAGTTGCCGTTGCGTTCTATGAGATAGAGATAGCCGTTTTCGTATTTGGCATCCGAAAAATCACCACTTTCTGTTTCGGGGATATTGAATTTATCGGTGATTTTTCCGCTTTCCATGTCGATCGTGAGGATGAAGCGTGGCTGTCTTTCTTTGATCAAATACATGGTTTGATTGCCACAGTCGATGGCTAGACCTTCCCATCCGGCATTGCCCCAGGTGTGGGGTCGAAGCTCTGCTGATTCGAAATCAATTGGTAAAATCTGTGGAGTGATCAGGGGGCCAGATGTAGTGTCGAGACGAAATCTGAGGATCTGACCATTGAGTTCGTCGGCTAGATAGAACAGCTCGTCGCAGTAATCGACCGCTTCTAGGTCCGTTTGAGCGAAAGCTCGAAAAGCATATTCCTTAGAGAAAGTAAAGTCAGGTCCCTGAGTACGAACCTCGTAGAGATAGGTGTTCCAAGGTTTGTCTGCAATCACATAAGTGTGCTCTGCTATGCGCACAATGCCACTGAGGTCAAACTGACGAGCATCGTCAGTTTGGAGCTGTACAATGTGTCGCAATTCTAGTGCAGGATAGCTAGGTTGTGCCCAGCTATCCTCGATATAGATAGTGACAAGAGCAATGAGAAGCAATACTCTCATGGCGTTCAAGTTTTTAGATACGTTCGATTTTAGCACCTATGGCATTCAGTCTGCTGTCGATATTCTGATAGCCACGATCGATCTGTTCGACATTGTGAATGATACTATCTCCTTCGGCAGACATCGCTGCGATGAGCAAAGAGACACCTGCACGAATATCAGGAGAGGTCATGGTGATGCCTTTGAGTGCAACTTGCTTGTCCAGTCCGATCACTGTCGCACGGTGTGGATCACAGAGGATCACTTGTGCCCCCATTTCGATCAGTTTGTCTACAAAGAATAATCTGCTTTCAAACATCTTTTGATGGATGAGCACGGTGCCTTTGGCCTGTGTTGCTACGACGAGTGCGATACTGAGTAGGTCAGGGGTGAATCCTGGCCAGATTGCATCGGCTATGTTCATGATGGAACCATCGATGAAGGTTTCGATCTCGTAGTGGTCCTGCTCAGGGATGAAGATGTCATCTCCCCTGAATTCCATTTTGATGCCGAGTCTTTTGAATATGTCTGGGATGATTCCCAAATGGGGGATTCCAGCATTTTTGATGGTGATTTCGGATTGTGTCATGGCAGCCATACCGATGAAACTACCGATTTCGATCATGTCGGGCAGCATGGTGTGCTCTGTCCCGTGTAGGGACTCTACACCTTCGATGGTGAGGAGGTTGGATCCGATGCCTGATATTTTGGCCCCCATACGGTTGAGCATGCTACATAGCTGCTGCAGGTAAGGTTCGCAGGCTGCGTTGTAGATGGTTGTCGTACCTTTGGCCAGTACGGCAGCCATGACAATGTTGGCGGTGCCTGTGACCGAAGCTTCGTCCAATAGCATGTAGCAACCTGTCAGGTGCGAAGCATCGATGTTGTAATATCCAGACTTCTTGTCGTAATTAAACTCTGCTCCTAGTTTTTGGAATCCAGTAAAGTGCGTATCTAGTCTTCTACGGCCGATTTTGTCTCCGCCAGGCTGAGGGATCATACCTTTCTTGAATCGAGCCAAAAGAGGTCCGAGGAGCATGATCGATCCTCTCAGTGAAGAGGCCATTTCGCGGTATCGCGGTGACTCAAGAAAATCTATGTCTACTTGATCTGCCTTAAAAGTGTAGGACTCGGGGCTGTTTTTGGTGACCCGCACACCGATTTCATTGAGCAGCTCGATGAGTTTGTTGACATCCCGGATATTAGGGACTTTGTTGATGACCATTTCTTCTCCTGTGAGCAGAACGGCCGATAGTATTTGTAATGCTTCGTTTTTTGCACCTTGAGGGACGAGTTCTCCCTTGAGCTGAGTGCCTCCTGTCACATGAAAAGACGCCATTAATTTCTTCTTCTTCGGTTGTTGTTATTGTTGTTGTTTCTTCGGTTGTTATTGCCACCGTTGTTGTTGCGTCTGTTGCGATCGTTTCGGTCGTTGTTGCGAGGTTGCTCCGTACCCATTTGGTTTTTGATCCCACGCTTGTCTTTCTTTTGTGGCTCGAAGAGGTCGCCGCTTTTTACTTTTTCCATGTCTATGTCGAGACGGTTTTTCGAAAGCTTGCGGATGTTTGTGTATACGACGCTATCCTCCATGATGTCCTGATTGTAGGAGTAGAAGAAGGTTTTCATCAGTTTGCCGATGTGTATGATAGCAGCTTCTTGCTCTTCGGCATCTTCGAGAGTGATGGCTTTGTCGATCAAGAGCTCGATGTTTTTGCCAAAGTGTCTGAAAGTGATGTCATTATCAGAGTAAGGGACACGTAGTGGTTTCTTTTCCAATATCTCCTTGTCGGGAGTAGGGAACGGTCCGTCTATGTCCAATTTGAAGTTGGAAATGATGTGTAGATCATCCCAGATTTTTTGGTTGGATTCAGTAGTCTCTTTTGCCGCTGGATTGATAAGTTTCATCATATCAACCATCGTTTGGGCTTTTTTGTTTCTTTCCTCTTTGTCCTCGATAGTCAGTAGGTGATCGACTAGTTTCTGTACGTTTCTTCCGTATTCTTTGAGCGTGAGCTGCTCCTGGACTGTATTGTAATCGTGCATGTGCTTTTTCTAAATAAGAGCCAAAATTAACCTTTTAACCCGATAATCTGTGCGAATTAAATTATTTACCTGTTATCAATCAAATATTATTGCAAGGATGAAGACACTTTTTTTATCATTTTTTTCACTTGTCGTGCAACTTTTGTATGGCGATTGTCATCTAAACTTATGAAAGGTTTATTTACATGAATGTAGAATCCTCATAAACTAAACCTGACCCTAAGGTCAAAATGAAAAGCCCTGATTTCTGTATGTTGAAATCGGGGTTTTGTTTTTTTTGTGCGTCGAATTCTTAATTGACTGAAATCAGAGAGACATCAAAGATGAGCACAGAGCCTCCAGGGATGCTCCGTGTATCGGAGTTGCCATATCCTAAATGGGCAGGAATCAACAGTATCCCACTACCTCCTTCTTTGAAGTAGCGAATGCCCTCGGTCCACCCCGAGATGACCTGCTGTAGATTGAATGAAATCCCAGAGCTGCTGCTTTGGTCAAAGATTTGTCCGTCTGTGAAATAGCCTTTGTACGCTACGGTTACGTTGGAGTTGAATTGCGGTCTTGTGCCAGTGCCTGCATCATGGATGACATAGTAGAGGCCTGTTTCGCTTTTGGTGGCGTTCAGGTTGTTTGCTGCGATGTAGGCGGTGATCTCAGCTTCGTTGAGTGCTGTATAATCTTTCTCTTCATCGTCTTGGCAAGACATCAATAGCATAACTAGCAGTGCATAACATGTGTGTTTAATCATATTCTTCAATTTTGAGAATGTAAAAATAGCGAAATGTTTATTGTGAAATCCTACTGTCACTTCACGGAGAATATAGGGTAGCTTTGCTTAGTATGAAGTGTTCAAAATTAATGATTTCCAATTATCAGTATTGCCCTTGCTAGTCGGGAGTCCCCTAGGTTATCAATAGAAACTCTCTAGGTGCAAGATGCCTCAGCGTGCTGTGGGGCCTTTTGTTGAAGTAAATTCACCTCCATACCTGTAAAAACATCTTGGATTGATCTAACCTATCAAAGATGTGTCATCGCAATTTTTTCTAAAAGGACTGCGTTGTGTGTTCTAAATTGCATCTAAGATTTGATTAAAAGTGCCAAAATGACTAATCTCATGGGGCAGAGGAGGGGGGTGATGGCTGTAATTTAAGCGTTGTCCTCGCTGAGAGCGAGGACAACGGTAGTTAGTAGTTGTTTTACCCATCACTTCACCGCAGATATCCCCGTAATCTCATGCCCCAAGATCAGTAGATGAATGTCGTGGGTGCCTTCGTAGGTCACGACAGATTCTAGATTCATCATGTGCCGCATCATGGGGTACTCTCCTGTGATGCCCATGCCACCGTGGATTTGCCGGGCTTCTCGCGCTATGTCTAGGGCGGTGGCTACTGCGTTTCTTTTGGCAAGGGAGATTTGGGCGGTGGTTGCTTTGCCTTCGTTCATCAGGGAGCCTAAACGCCAGTTGAGGAGTTGGGCTTTGGTGATCTCGGTGAGCATCTCTGCGAGCTTTTTTTGGATCAGTTGGAAGGAACCAATCGGTTTGCCAAACTGATGGCGTTCCAGCGCATAACGTCGCGCCGAGTCGTAGCAGTCCATCGCAGCACCGATAGCGCCCCAGGCGATCCCATAGCGGGCAGAGTCGAGACACATCATCGGTGCACCGAGACCTGACTTGCCAGGGAGTAGGTTCTCTTTCGGGATTTTGACATTGTCAAATACGAGTTCGCCTGTGCAGCTGGCACGCAGCGACCACTTGCCGTGCGTCTCTGGTGTGCTGAAACCCTCCATGCCGCGCTCTACGATCAGGCCATGGATGCGGCCTTCTTCGTTTTTGGCCCAGACGACAGCTATGTCCGCCTTGGGGGCATTGGATATCCACATCTTGGCGCCATTGAGCAGGTAGTGGTCACCCATATCCTTGTAGTGCGAGACCATACCACTAGGGTTGGAGCCGTGATCAGGCTCGGTCAGTCCAAAGCAGCCTAGCATCTTACCCGAACCGAGTTTGGGTAGGTATTTTTGTTTTTGCTCTTCTGAGCCAAATTTGTAAATAGGATACATCACCAGTGAGCCTTGAACAGATGCAGTGGAGCGCATCCCTGAGTCGCCCCGCTCTATCTCCTGCATGATCAGACCATAGGCGATGTAGTCCAATCCGCCACCTCCATACTCCGCAGGGAGTTGCGGGCCGAAAGCCCCGATTTCTCCGAATTTTTTGACAATCTCGTAGGGGAAGTGGTTTCGCTCTGCCCAGTCTTCGATGTAGGGGCTGATTTCTTTTTTGACAAAAGCACGGATGCTTTGACGGATCATGAGGTGTTCAGGGGTGAGCAAGTCGTCTAGTTGGTAAAAGTCGGGCGACTCAAAGTGGTCTTTGTTTTTCATGGCTATGCTGTTTTGTCGGTGTGAACTTTGTCTTGGGATTTGAAAAATCACGAGTCAGTCCCATCGTACCGCTTGTCTCGGCTGAGGACTAATTTGTGTAATTATCTCATGGTTTCCATGTATTCTTATCAAATTTACAGTTGCAACATCAAATAATAACCCAAAATGAGTGCAGAACATATTGACCCTAAAATCTTAGCACAAGTCAAAAAACTGGAAAAAAAGTATGACGCCATGGGACAGGATTTGTCGTCCTATTTGGACGGGCTGCTTCATGCGGATTACTTGACTTACTGGGATTACATTCATCTGGATACGTTGTTGAGTCTTCAAAACCCGAAGACACATTTTCCTGACGAGAAGATTTTCATCATTTATCACCAGATCACGGAGCTGTATTTTCAGCTGATCCTCAACGAGATCGAGCAGATAGCAGAATTGGACACGCCAGACGAAAAGTGGTTTGCCATGCGACTCAAGCGGATCAATCGTTATCTGCTGCACTTGGTGGATTCTTTTGATGTGATGATCGACGGGATGGATCAGCAGCAATTTTTGCAGTTTAGGATGTCGCTCCTGCCTGCGAGTGGTTTTCAGTCGGGGCAATTGCGCTTGATCGAGTTGTCGTGTACCTCTATGATCCACTTGGTGGAGCAAACCCAAAGAGCAACTTTGGATCCCAATAACATAGAAGCGATGTACCCGCATCTGTACTGGAAGAAGGGAGCGACCGAACTCGCTACGGGCAAAAAGACCCTGACGCTACGCCAGTTCGAGGAGAAATATGCCGAGCAGTTCGTGAAACACGCCACCAACTATCAATTCAAGAATATATGGTCAAAATATAAGTCGGACTATGAAGGTTGTACAACGAGTGAAGAGATCAAGAACTTGCTGAAACAGATTGACTTACTGGCCAATGTCAACTGGCGCTTGGCGCACTATAAATCTGCGGTGCGCTATCTACAGCGTGACCCAGACATCATCGCTGCGACGGGTGGTACCAACTGGCAGCAGTATTTGCCACCGAGATTTCAGAAAGTTATCTTTTATCCTGAGCTTTGGTCGGACAAGGAAGTGGAAGACTGGGGAAAAAGTTGGGTAGATGAGACAGTTTTCAATGCACAATAGTATCGTATATTAGTCAGGTGAATCGAGTGGTGAAGCAATGTATATTGATTGGGTGGGGAATGCTTTGGGTGTTGCAGGTGTGTGGGCAGCAAATAGAGCGCCGTACTTACTATGACCAAGCACATACGACGCTCAAGGAGGTTTTTTTTGTCAATGATACGCTCGAAAACCTGCTCAAGGGACCCTATAAGTCATATTACCATTCGGGACAGGTCAAATCTGAAGGCGAGTACCTCTACAATCATGCGACAGGTGACTGGGTGTACTATTTCGAGAATGGAAATATTCGGAATACGGGGGCATTTTTTCGCGGCAAGTCGGTTGGGCTATGGACGTATTTTTATGAAAATGGGAACAAGCGCTCCGAGGGGGTGCTAGATGACAATCAACGTGCTGGGGCATGGACGTTTTACTACGAGAGCGGAGGACTGAAAAGCAGCGGAGAGTACATCGAGGGCAACAAAGAAGGGGTGTGGAGCTATTATTATGAAGAAGGGTCGCTCAAAGCCCAAGCATTTTTCAAAAAGGGAAATGGACAGTACAAAGAATTTTACTTGTCAGGAAACCTAAAGATGGAGGGGCTCAACCGTAGTGGAAAAAGTGACAGTCTGTGGACCTATTATTATGAATCTGGGGAAAAGATGGCAGAGGGGTATTATCAAAAAGGGTTGAAATCAGGGCCTTGGAAGTATTTTTTTAAGAATGGTGAAATTTCTGCTGAAGGAGGCTATGTCGAGGGGAAGACGATTGGAAACTGGATTTATTACCATGAAAATGGGGCGAAGAGTGCAGAGGGCTTGCAAAAGGACAGTCACAAGGATGGCTATTGGAAGATGTTTTATCAAACCGGAGAAATGAAAGGAGTGGGGGAGTTTGACGAAGGAACAGGTGAGTACAATGAGTACTATATCAGTGGCAAGCTCAAGGTAAACGGTCATTTCAAGGATGATCTTAACGATGGACATTGGACCTATTTTGACGAAGAAGGAAATGTCGAGGGGGAGGCAGATTTCGTCGAAGGACTCGGCCAATACAAGGGGTATTATCTTGATGGAAACCTCAAAATGACAGGGAAAATATCTAGCGGTCGCAGAGTAGGGGAATGGACGCTTTATAAAAAGAACGGAGAGATTGCAGGAAAATACCATCCTGTATATCAAGAGGATAACCCGATCTTCTTGACAGAAGAAAAACTCAACGACGGACGAAACGAGGAGGAGTATGAAAAGCCCGAATATAAATACAAGCGAAAGAAGTCCCGTTATTTTACACCGGTGGTCAATGAGTATAGAGGGGTGATCTTTGGGACCAATCCTTTGATGATGCTGGTGGGGTATGCGCCGTTTTCGGTGGAGTACTATATGCAGGAGCGTCTTGGGTATGAATTGCTCTACATGTACCGAAGGAGCCCGTTCTTTTCTTCACTGACAGGCGAGTCAATGGGCGACGTGTTTGTCGAAGGACACTCACTTCAGTTCAAACAGAAGTTTTATAACAAAGATCAAAAGCATGGCATGATTTATATTGGGCAGGCAGCTGGAGTGGATATCAATAGGTATTCGGCGATTGTCAATGGAGGAGCTACAGATAAGACCATTAGCGAAGGCGAAACGGAATACTATTATGGGGTGATCGTAGGAGATCGGTGGATGAAAAATCCTGGAAATGCAGGTTTTACGATCGATGCGTATTTCGGACTGGGATTAGGCTATCGGTACATCAGCAAGGATTACCAAGACAAGGCATGGGACAGCGTGTTTGAGGAGGTGCCTAGAGCAGGAGTGTACGTGCCTATATTTTTTGGGATAAACATCGGATACCTCGGGTTCAAAAAACATCAAACCAACGGGCCAGTTAGATAAGGAGACATGACGAAGATTTTGAAATATAGACTCAAACCAGAGATAGCGCTGGACGAGACGAGCTTTGCGGCTTTTGTAACCAATAAACTCGGTGTAGAGGCTGACTGGAAGTTGCTCAAGCGCTCCATCGATGCAAGAAGTCGCCATGTGCAGGTCAATGTGGAGGTAGCACTATCCGAGGGAGGCGAAGATCCTCGACCGATGGCTTATCAAAAGCCACAAAACAACGTAGCAGACAAGGCAGAAGTCATTATAGTAGGAGCAGGGCCAGCAGGATTGTTTGCTGCTATGCGCTGCATAGAGCTAGGGGCAAAACCCATCGTCCTAGAGCGCGGCAAAGATGTCCAAGCCCGCCGTAGAGACTTAGCTGCCATCAACAAAGAGCACAAGGTCAACCCCGACTCGAACTATTGTTTTGGAGAGGGAGGGGCAGGTACCTACTCGGATGGGAAACTCTACACCCGATCCAAAAAACGTGGAGATGTCACCCGCATCTTGGAGATACTCGTGGCACACGGGTCGCAGGAAGATATCCTAGTAGACACTCATCCGCACATCGGTACCAACAAGCTGCCCAAAGTAATCGAAGACATTCGTGAGACGATCCTCTCGCGTGGCGGAGAGATACGCTTCGATACGCGTGTGGAGGATTTCGTGATCCGTGAGGGAGAGATGAAAGGTGTGAAGACACAGGATGGTAGCATCGTCGAAGGGATAGGCGTGATCCTCGCTACAGGACATTCTGCAAGAGATATTTTTCGATTGCTTCAGACCTCTGGGGTCAAAATCGAATCCAAACCCTTTGCACTTGGCTTGCGGGTCGAGCATCCACAGCAGATCATAGACCAGATCCAGTACCACTGTGATACGCGAGGCGAGTATTTGCCTGCAGCGAGCTACAGTTTGGCGACACAGACGCAGTTTGACCAGGTACAGCGTGGGGTATTCTCCTTCTGTATGTGCCCGGGAGGATTTATCGTGCCTGCTGCTACCACAGACGGTGAGGTGGTCGTCAACGGCATGAGTCCATCCAAGCGCGACTCGAAATTTGCCAATTCGGGTATCGTCGTGGCAGTGGAAAACGAAGACCTCAAGGCCTACAAGTCGGAGGGAGATTTCAAAGCATTGGCGTTTCAGTCTGAAGTCGAGCAAAACGCCTGCCTCATAGCGGGAGGTACACAGGCAGCTCCTGCACAGCGTTTGGTGGATTTCGTCAAAGGCCGAATCTCTACGGATTTGCCTGACTGCTCGTACCAGCCAGGCTTGACTGCCGTCAATATGCGGGAGTTTTTGCCCGAATCGATCTATATGCGTCTCCGTGATGGGTTCAAGAGTTTTGGACGAAAGTCAAAAGGCTACTATACCAACGACGCGCAGGTGCTCGGCGTGGAGAGTAGAACGTCGTCTCCTGTACATGTACCGAGAAATCGCGAGACATTGGAACATATAGAGGTCAAACGTTTGTTTCCTTGTGGTGAAGGCGCTGGCTATGCAGGCGGTATCATGTCGGCAGCTATCGATGGCGAAAAGTGTGCGGAGAAACTGATCGAAGCGTATTTGGATACTAGAGCATAGATATTTAGACCCAAGAGTCAAGAACCAAGATGAAAGAATGATGACAGAACAGAAGAAACTAACGGCAGTACTGGGCGCAAGTACCAATCCGACGCGCTACGCGTATCTGGCAGCTGAGCGATTGCACCAGCATGGGCACCCGATCAAACTGGTATCTATCAAGAAAGGCGAGTTGTTTGGTGAGCCTTTTCAGGACTTGCGTCAAAAGCCGGGGATCAAAGGAATAGACACTGTGACGCTTTATATAGGGAGTGACAATCTCTCGGAGTGGCAAGACTACATCCTCAGTCTCCACCCCAATCGCATCATCTTCAACCCCGGCACAGAGAACCCCGAGCTGTCCAAAGCCGCTCAAGCCCAAGGGATAGAAACCATTGAGGCATGTACGCTGGTGATGTTGGGGACAGGGCAGTTTT
The DNA window shown above is from Reichenbachiella sp. 5M10 and carries:
- a CDS encoding SdiA-regulated domain-containing protein → MRVLLLIALVTIYIEDSWAQPSYPALELRHIVQLQTDDARQFDLSGIVRIAEHTYVIADKPWNTYLYEVRTQGPDFTFSKEYAFRAFAQTDLEAVDYCDELFYLADELNGQILRFRLDTTSGPLITPQILPIDFESAELRPHTWGNAGWEGLAIDCGNQTMYLIKERQPRFILTIDMESGKITDKFNIPETESGDFSDAKYENGYLYLIERNGNYITKINPKTHEVIDKVHYRHIASHHEGKLYGPEKYGMAEALLLLDDEIWIGLDNNGKSVTKHAQDTHGLMGNTPIILQFSRPKGF
- the murA gene encoding UDP-N-acetylglucosamine 1-carboxyvinyltransferase, which gives rise to MASFHVTGGTQLKGELVPQGAKNEALQILSAVLLTGEEMVINKVPNIRDVNKLIELLNEIGVRVTKNSPESYTFKADQVDIDFLESPRYREMASSLRGSIMLLGPLLARFKKGMIPQPGGDKIGRRRLDTHFTGFQKLGAEFNYDKKSGYYNIDASHLTGCYMLLDEASVTGTANIVMAAVLAKGTTTIYNAACEPYLQQLCSMLNRMGAKISGIGSNLLTIEGVESLHGTEHTMLPDMIEIGSFIGMAAMTQSEITIKNAGIPHLGIIPDIFKRLGIKMEFRGDDIFIPEQDHYEIETFIDGSIMNIADAIWPGFTPDLLSIALVVATQAKGTVLIHQKMFESRLFFVDKLIEMGAQVILCDPHRATVIGLDKQVALKGITMTSPDIRAGVSLLIAAMSAEGDSIIHNVEQIDRGYQNIDSRLNAIGAKIERI
- a CDS encoding DUF4290 domain-containing protein, giving the protein MHDYNTVQEQLTLKEYGRNVQKLVDHLLTIEDKEERNKKAQTMVDMMKLINPAAKETTESNQKIWDDLHIISNFKLDIDGPFPTPDKEILEKKPLRVPYSDNDITFRHFGKNIELLIDKAITLEDAEEQEAAIIHIGKLMKTFFYSYNQDIMEDSVVYTNIRKLSKNRLDIDMEKVKSGDLFEPQKKDKRGIKNQMGTEQPRNNDRNDRNRRNNNGGNNNRRNNNNNNNRRRRN
- a CDS encoding FKBP-type peptidyl-prolyl cis-trans isomerase, whose translation is MIKHTCYALLVMLLMSCQDDEEKDYTALNEAEITAYIAANNLNATKSETGLYYVIHDAGTGTRPQFNSNVTVAYKGYFTDGQIFDQSSSSGISFNLQQVISGWTEGIRYFKEGGSGILLIPAHLGYGNSDTRSIPGGSVLIFDVSLISVN
- a CDS encoding acyl-CoA dehydrogenase family protein, with protein sequence MKNKDHFESPDFYQLDDLLTPEHLMIRQSIRAFVKKEISPYIEDWAERNHFPYEIVKKFGEIGAFGPQLPAEYGGGGLDYIAYGLIMQEIERGDSGMRSTASVQGSLVMYPIYKFGSEEQKQKYLPKLGSGKMLGCFGLTEPDHGSNPSGMVSHYKDMGDHYLLNGAKMWISNAPKADIAVVWAKNEEGRIHGLIVERGMEGFSTPETHGKWSLRASCTGELVFDNVKIPKENLLPGKSGLGAPMMCLDSARYGIAWGAIGAAMDCYDSARRYALERHQFGKPIGSFQLIQKKLAEMLTEITKAQLLNWRLGSLMNEGKATTAQISLAKRNAVATALDIAREARQIHGGMGITGEYPMMRHMMNLESVVTYEGTHDIHLLILGHEITGISAVK
- a CDS encoding tryptophan 2,3-dioxygenase family protein produces the protein MSAEHIDPKILAQVKKLEKKYDAMGQDLSSYLDGLLHADYLTYWDYIHLDTLLSLQNPKTHFPDEKIFIIYHQITELYFQLILNEIEQIAELDTPDEKWFAMRLKRINRYLLHLVDSFDVMIDGMDQQQFLQFRMSLLPASGFQSGQLRLIELSCTSMIHLVEQTQRATLDPNNIEAMYPHLYWKKGATELATGKKTLTLRQFEEKYAEQFVKHATNYQFKNIWSKYKSDYEGCTTSEEIKNLLKQIDLLANVNWRLAHYKSAVRYLQRDPDIIAATGGTNWQQYLPPRFQKVIFYPELWSDKEVEDWGKSWVDETVFNAQ
- a CDS encoding toxin-antitoxin system YwqK family antitoxin — encoded protein: MKQCILIGWGMLWVLQVCGQQIERRTYYDQAHTTLKEVFFVNDTLENLLKGPYKSYYHSGQVKSEGEYLYNHATGDWVYYFENGNIRNTGAFFRGKSVGLWTYFYENGNKRSEGVLDDNQRAGAWTFYYESGGLKSSGEYIEGNKEGVWSYYYEEGSLKAQAFFKKGNGQYKEFYLSGNLKMEGLNRSGKSDSLWTYYYESGEKMAEGYYQKGLKSGPWKYFFKNGEISAEGGYVEGKTIGNWIYYHENGAKSAEGLQKDSHKDGYWKMFYQTGEMKGVGEFDEGTGEYNEYYISGKLKVNGHFKDDLNDGHWTYFDEEGNVEGEADFVEGLGQYKGYYLDGNLKMTGKISSGRRVGEWTLYKKNGEIAGKYHPVYQEDNPIFLTEEKLNDGRNEEEYEKPEYKYKRKKSRYFTPVVNEYRGVIFGTNPLMMLVGYAPFSVEYYMQERLGYELLYMYRRSPFFSSLTGESMGDVFVEGHSLQFKQKFYNKDQKHGMIYIGQAAGVDINRYSAIVNGGATDKTISEGETEYYYGVIVGDRWMKNPGNAGFTIDAYFGLGLGYRYISKDYQDKAWDSVFEEVPRAGVYVPIFFGINIGYLGFKKHQTNGPVR
- a CDS encoding NAD(P)/FAD-dependent oxidoreductase, whose amino-acid sequence is MTKILKYRLKPEIALDETSFAAFVTNKLGVEADWKLLKRSIDARSRHVQVNVEVALSEGGEDPRPMAYQKPQNNVADKAEVIIVGAGPAGLFAAMRCIELGAKPIVLERGKDVQARRRDLAAINKEHKVNPDSNYCFGEGGAGTYSDGKLYTRSKKRGDVTRILEILVAHGSQEDILVDTHPHIGTNKLPKVIEDIRETILSRGGEIRFDTRVEDFVIREGEMKGVKTQDGSIVEGIGVILATGHSARDIFRLLQTSGVKIESKPFALGLRVEHPQQIIDQIQYHCDTRGEYLPAASYSLATQTQFDQVQRGVFSFCMCPGGFIVPAATTDGEVVVNGMSPSKRDSKFANSGIVVAVENEDLKAYKSEGDFKALAFQSEVEQNACLIAGGTQAAPAQRLVDFVKGRISTDLPDCSYQPGLTAVNMREFLPESIYMRLRDGFKSFGRKSKGYYTNDAQVLGVESRTSSPVHVPRNRETLEHIEVKRLFPCGEGAGYAGGIMSAAIDGEKCAEKLIEAYLDTRA
- a CDS encoding CoA-binding protein; its protein translation is MMTEQKKLTAVLGASTNPTRYAYLAAERLHQHGHPIKLVSIKKGELFGEPFQDLRQKPGIKGIDTVTLYIGSDNLSEWQDYILSLHPNRIIFNPGTENPELSKAAQAQGIETIEACTLVMLGTGQF